A genomic region of Desulfosarcina ovata subsp. ovata contains the following coding sequences:
- a CDS encoding type II toxin-antitoxin system HicB family antitoxin, producing the protein MAQKDDKYTYRVTWSDDDDEYVGLCAEFPSLSWLAVTQEKALKGIRKLVADVVSDMVENGESIPEPFASKRYSGKFMVRVPPDVHRKLAIQAAEAGVSLNRIASSKLSQ; encoded by the coding sequence ATGGCCCAAAAAGATGACAAATATACATACCGGGTTACCTGGTCTGATGACGATGATGAGTATGTAGGCCTATGTGCTGAATTTCCAAGCCTAAGTTGGTTGGCTGTTACGCAGGAAAAAGCATTAAAGGGAATTCGCAAGCTGGTGGCTGATGTCGTATCGGACATGGTTGAAAATGGTGAATCAATACCTGAACCCTTTGCCAGCAAACGCTACAGCGGAAAATTTATGGTCAGAGTTCCACCTGATGTTCATCGCAAATTGGCCATTCAAGCTGCGGAAGCCGGCGTGAGTCTTAATCGGATTGCCAGTTCCAAGCTGAGCCAATAG